TTAGTATCAACGTGGAGGCAAGTACCAGAAGTCCGCCGATAATTGCCTGCGTCTTTAAAGTTTCTCCCAATACAAATGCTGCGATAGGCAGCCCCATCAGCGTGATCAGATAATTGGAAAGTGCAACTTGTGTTGCATCCAGATTTTTAAGTGCTTTAAAGAAAAGCAGCATGGAAAGGAAATTGTGAAACAGCGTAAGGGCAATCATACCTGTCCAGGTTTGGGCAGTGTACTCAGGGATTTTGAAAAACATTTCCGGCTCATAATACCAGACCAACGGGGCAAGAAAGATCACCAGGAAAAGGTAAGTATAAAACAGCATTTCCATTTCGGTAAACTTGTCCGAGATTTTTTTGCAACCAACATTATAGTAACCATTTCCGATGATGGCAAGAACGATAAGGATATTTCCCAAAGCATATTTTGAGCTGAAATCCAGCTTTTTAAGATCGTCTGTCGAGCACAAAACCACGCCGATGATTGCGATGCCAAAGCTGATCCAGCGGGCACGGTTCATTTTTTCTTTTAAAATTAAAAAAGCAAAAACCGCTGTAATAACCGGCAAAGCCAGAACCAGAATCGCCGAGTTGCTGGCCAGCGAATACTGCGTACCATAGGTCATAAAAACCTGTGACGGAAAAGCGCCCAAGGCTGCCAGTTGCACAAAAATGAGCAGGTCTTTAAGTTTTCTGTTTCCTTTTTTGAAATCTTTTACTACAAAAGGTGCCAGGAAAATGGTAGCCAGCAGCATGGGCGCCCAAACCGTAAAATAGGGGCCGACCTGATCCTGCGTTAGTTTGATACATGTAAAATGAAATGACCATATCAGATTGCAGACAAAAAGAATGATCCATGACAAGACGGATTTGCTCATAATGTTTTTTCTATAAACCGGTTGGTTTTGAATTTATTGATTGCCTGCTGATCAAGTTCAATGCCCAGTCCGCTGCCGGAAGGAACGGTTGCTGCGCCATTTTCAAAATGTATTGGATTGATAAGTAAATCATCCACACGCACCAGTTCCCCGAAAATATCGGACGGTATTGTGCAATTGATACTGGCCGCCGCAATATGCAGTCCCATGGTTTCAGAAATACCAAGATCTACCTCTGAACCGCGCCAACATGATTTTCCTTCCAGATTTGCGATTTCCGCCAACAAAACCGAGTTATAAGCCGAGCCGTTGAAATTGTATCCATCAGCCGCATCAGCTCTCACAAAAGTGATCATGTCGCGAATATCCTGCGTGTATGGAAGTGAAATATGGCGGTAAATGGGCATTTGAAGTTTTTCTTTCAGGGTTTTAAATCCCTGAACATCTGCATGTAAAATGGGGTCTTCAAGTCCAAGCATCGTATTTCTGTCGACCCCTTCCATAAGTTTCAAAGTCGTATCAACATCTTTCCAGCGCTGGTTTGGGTCAAGCAAAACTTTAATTCCGTCACCACATTTTTTGTGGATTTCTTCGGTCCATAGTCTTACCGCGTCTTCATCAGAACATTTGAATTTGAAAACTTTGTGCCCTTTTTGCATCGCTTCGAAGGCTTTTTGTGCAGCATCTTCGGGCGTTCTCCGGCCGGTCCAGCCCATGCAATCGATTTTGTCGCGATATTTGCCACCAAGCAATTGATATACCGGAACGTTTAATAATTTTCCGGCCAGATCCAGTACTGCGGATTCGAATGCTTCATAAATCCTTTGGTCGCTAACAGGCAATCTACGCCAGTTAAGTTTTAAAAGATCTTCGCCTAAAAAAACATGAATTGCCTCTTCCAACAATTCTTTTGACGCACTTCTGTATGTTTCGCCAATGCCGGTAAGTCCGTTTTTTAAAGTGATTTCGATGATCCATTTTGGCTGGTTGGCAAATTCCGTCCAGCTTTCTCCGGTCATGAATTTTTTGGCAAATTCGGTGTCCTTATCCAAAACCTGTTCAGAATTCAGGCTTCCCGGTTTGGCCGGAACAATGACTTCGGTTGCTTTGATTGCTGTTATAGTGGTCATATCAATGCGCTGTCCTGTTTAATTCTTCACCAATATTCTGGGGGTATTTTTCTGCCAGCTTTCTGATGTCGTAACTGAATTCAGTAAAAAGTTTTTCCCATTGCGCTGCCGTTTCTGATGTATAGAGATAAAATCCTTTGGCATTACTCACGCCTTTTGCACCGCCTGCTACCAGTTTTTCCATCATAAGTGGTGCTGAGGAAGTATTGGAAAGTTCAGGGAAAAGATCTTGCATCACGGTCAGATAAGCCGGAATTCCGGTGAGATCCATAAAGCGGAACGGTCCTGCAAAAGTGATCCAGTAACCAAGATCGTTCCTTAATGAGCGGTCCACATCTTCAACCGTCGCATATCCATTTTCAACCAGATTGAAAGCTTCACGAAGCATGGCGTACATGATGCGGTTGGTAATAAAACCGCGGATATCTTTTCTTAAAAGCGAAGGTTCTTTTCCCCAGCTTTCAGCCAGTGCTATAATTTTTTCAGCATAAATGATATTTGTATCTTTTCCGCAGATCACTTCCATGAAGCGCGTAATATGCGCAGGTTCCGCCCAGTGAATACCCAAAAGCCGCTCAGGGTTTTTAAGCCCCTGCTGCAAAACAGAAACTGGAATTGCGGAGGTATTACTTCCAATAATTGCAGCCGGAGAAATTACGGATTCCAGCGCCTGGTATACCTTTTTCTTTTCTTCAACACTTTCAATAATTGACTCAATAACGACTTCATGTTCAGCTAAATCCTGCACAAGATCGGTAATCGTTAACCTTTCAATTACAGTCTGTGACGTTTCTGAAAGCAATTCTTCTTTTTCCAGTTCAACCAAAAAATTATAAATTCTTTGTCTCGCAGAAGGCGCTTCAATGATGTCTTTTACAAGGGAAGTTACCTGATGGCCAGCTGCCAGAATGCAGGTTGCAATGCTGCTTCCCATCAGGCCAAGTCCTACCGTTCCGATCCTTAATTTTTCAGCCATAATGTTACCGTCAATGCTGGGATTATTTTGTCTTTATTCTGGCAATTGCGTCAATTTCTACCTTGATTCCATCGCCCAAAACAGATTGAACTGTTGTTCTGGCTGGTTTTATCCCTGGAAAAAATGTGGCGTAAACGGTATTGTACCGGTCAAATTCATTGATATCGCTTAAATGTGCACTGCATTTTACAATGTCGTCCATGCTGCCGCCAGCCGCTTCTACGATCTTTTTTATATGATTGAGTGTATTGCGTGTTTCTTCTTCAATTGTTCCATGAATTACCTCACCGGCGGCAAGATCCACTGAACCTTGTCCACTGATAAATAACCAGCCGTCGATCAAAACGCCGGCTGAATAGGCGCCGGTGCTGACTTTTTTATCCGGATGTTCAATTTCTATTTTGCTCATTATTTCTTTGAAAGATCTCTTGATAAAGGCCAGTTTTTAAATGATTGAAGAAATTCAGTAACCGAAGCCGCTGCACTTTCCAGCAAATGTTTTCCCTTCTCAGCATTGGCCAGCTGCGGTTCTCCGCTGCTACCGTTTGAGGAAATAAATTGCGTTTGTTTGAATAGGGTGACACCCCGGTATGCCTCGTCATCTTCCCAGAGAATATATCCGTTACTTTCCGGCCGCATTGGGCGCACGGCATTTTCCATCCATACTTTTTCAGGAAAAAGGTGAAGCATCATGCTGGTTTCGTACTCACAGGCGTGGCTGAGCGCGGGACTTTCCATAGGCGACTGTCCTGCGAAAACTTTACCGGCCGTCTCCCAATAAGTGACCAGTGCAATGTTGGGTGATAAATCTGAATCGTATTTATTTCCTAAAATTGCCAGCGCCTGTTTCACCGGAGTAATATTTCCCCCATGCCCGTTTAGCAAAACAATTCTGCGAAAGCCACTTTTCAGCATGGATTCAACAAGCTCAACAATAATCAACGTATAGGTATCAGCGGTAATACTGATTGTTCCTCCAAATGCCAGGTGATGATGACTTGAACCATAAGCCAGTGTCGGGCAAAGCAAAATACCTTCACTTAGATTTTGCTCAGCCTTTTGGGCAATCCAGGTTACCAGATCTGTATCCGTGGAAACACCCAGATGCGGACCATGCTGCTCAATGGCGGCTATTGGTAAAACAATAACCTTATCTCTAAGCTGGTTGATCTTTGGATAGCTCAAATCTGAAAACTTCATAATATTCACCAACGTTTACAAATACATTTATCTCTTAAAAGCGACCTGATAAATAAGTTGCTCTGAAA
The nucleotide sequence above comes from Dyadobacter subterraneus. Encoded proteins:
- a CDS encoding mandelate racemase/muconate lactonizing enzyme family protein; protein product: MTTITAIKATEVIVPAKPGSLNSEQVLDKDTEFAKKFMTGESWTEFANQPKWIIEITLKNGLTGIGETYRSASKELLEEAIHVFLGEDLLKLNWRRLPVSDQRIYEAFESAVLDLAGKLLNVPVYQLLGGKYRDKIDCMGWTGRRTPEDAAQKAFEAMQKGHKVFKFKCSDEDAVRLWTEEIHKKCGDGIKVLLDPNQRWKDVDTTLKLMEGVDRNTMLGLEDPILHADVQGFKTLKEKLQMPIYRHISLPYTQDIRDMITFVRADAADGYNFNGSAYNSVLLAEIANLEGKSCWRGSEVDLGISETMGLHIAAASINCTIPSDIFGELVRVDDLLINPIHFENGAATVPSGSGLGIELDQQAINKFKTNRFIEKTL
- a CDS encoding RidA family protein, translating into MSKIEIEHPDKKVSTGAYSAGVLIDGWLFISGQGSVDLAAGEVIHGTIEEETRNTLNHIKKIVEAAGGSMDDIVKCSAHLSDINEFDRYNTVYATFFPGIKPARTTVQSVLGDGIKVEIDAIARIKTK
- a CDS encoding creatininase family protein, which produces MKFSDLSYPKINQLRDKVIVLPIAAIEQHGPHLGVSTDTDLVTWIAQKAEQNLSEGILLCPTLAYGSSHHHLAFGGTISITADTYTLIIVELVESMLKSGFRRIVLLNGHGGNITPVKQALAILGNKYDSDLSPNIALVTYWETAGKVFAGQSPMESPALSHACEYETSMMLHLFPEKVWMENAVRPMRPESNGYILWEDDEAYRGVTLFKQTQFISSNGSSGEPQLANAEKGKHLLESAAASVTEFLQSFKNWPLSRDLSKK
- a CDS encoding DMT family transporter; its protein translation is MSKSVLSWIILFVCNLIWSFHFTCIKLTQDQVGPYFTVWAPMLLATIFLAPFVVKDFKKGNRKLKDLLIFVQLAALGAFPSQVFMTYGTQYSLASNSAILVLALPVITAVFAFLILKEKMNRARWISFGIAIIGVVLCSTDDLKKLDFSSKYALGNILIVLAIIGNGYYNVGCKKISDKFTEMEMLFYTYLFLVIFLAPLVWYYEPEMFFKIPEYTAQTWTGMIALTLFHNFLSMLLFFKALKNLDATQVALSNYLITLMGLPIAAFVLGETLKTQAIIGGLLVLASTLILTIVDSKTQQKNIAKANQSIKSL
- a CDS encoding 3-hydroxyacyl-CoA dehydrogenase family protein; amino-acid sequence: MAEKLRIGTVGLGLMGSSIATCILAAGHQVTSLVKDIIEAPSARQRIYNFLVELEKEELLSETSQTVIERLTITDLVQDLAEHEVVIESIIESVEEKKKVYQALESVISPAAIIGSNTSAIPVSVLQQGLKNPERLLGIHWAEPAHITRFMEVICGKDTNIIYAEKIIALAESWGKEPSLLRKDIRGFITNRIMYAMLREAFNLVENGYATVEDVDRSLRNDLGYWITFAGPFRFMDLTGIPAYLTVMQDLFPELSNTSSAPLMMEKLVAGGAKGVSNAKGFYLYTSETAAQWEKLFTEFSYDIRKLAEKYPQNIGEELNRTAH